Below is a genomic region from Aurantimonas sp. HBX-1.
AGGGACGAGCGCTTGGCTTCCTTGCCCTCGCCGCGCTGGACGTAGGGGCCGAACCGGCCGCTACGCAGTGTCACCATCTCCTGGGTCTCCGGATCGGCGCCGAGCTCCTTCGGCCCGTCCGCCTGATCCTCGCCCGCCGCATCGGCCGAGAAGCTCGTGCCGAGCTGCCGGGTGAAGCCGCATTCGGGATAGTTGGAGCAGCCGACGAAGGCGCCGAACTTGCCGAGCTTCAGTGACAGCTGACCCTGGCCGCAGCGCGGGCAGGCGCGGGGGTCCGTGCCGTCCTCGCGGGCCGGGAAGACCAGCGGCCCGAGCTCGACGTTCAGCGCGTCGAGAACGTTGGAGACGCGCAGTTCCTTGGTGCCGTCGACATGCGAGGAGAAGTCCAGCCAGAACTCCCGCAGCACGTCCTTCCAGGCGAGCTCGCCCGCCGAGATGCGGTCGAGTTTCTCCTCGAGCCCGGCGGTGAAGTCATACTCCACGTAGCGCTCGAAGAAATTATGCAGGAAGGCCGTGACCAGCCGGCCCTTGGCCTGCGGCAGCAGCTTGCGCTTGTCCTGGACGATGTAGTCGCGGTCCTCCAGCGTCTGCAGCGTCGCGGCATAGGTGGACGGCCGGCCGATGCCGAGCTCTTCCATCTTCTTGATGAGCGAGGCCTCGGAATAGCGGGGCGGCGGCTCGGTGAAATGCTGCGAGGCATCGACCGCGCGGCGGTCGAGGTCCTCCTCGGCGCGGATCTCGGGCAGCCGCGCCGACTCGTCGTCGTCCTCGCCGGCGGCGGGCGCCACGCTGTCGTCCCGATGCTCGACATAGGCGCCGATGAAGCCGTCGAACTTGATCACCGAGCCGGTGGCGCGCAGGCGGGCGGTCTTGCCGCCGCCCGTCGCGACGATCTCTGCGGTGGTCCGCTCGATCTCGGCCGCGGCCATCTGGCTGGCGATGGTGCGCTTCCAGATCAGGTCGTAGAGCCGCGCCTGGTCGCGGTCGAGGAAGCGCTCGACGTCCTTCGGCGAGCGGCTGAACTCGGTCGGGCGGATGGCCTCGTGGGCCTCCTGGGCGTTCTTCGCCTTGGTGGCGTAGAAGCGCGGCTTGTCCGGGACGTAACGCGGGCCGAAGGTCGAGGCGATCGCCTGGCGCGCCGACTCGATCGCCTCGGGGGCGATCTGCACGCCGTCGGTACGCATGTAGGTGATCAGGCCGACGGTTTCGCCGCCGACATCGATGCCTTCATAGAGCCGCTGCGCGACCTGCATGGTGCGGGAGGCCGAGAAGCCGAGCTTGGCGGAGGCCGCCTGCTGCAGCGTCGAGGTCGTGAAGGGCGGGCCCGGGTTGCGGCGGGTGGGCTTTGCCTCGATGCTGTCGACGCGATAGGCCGCGCCCTCGAGCATCGTGCGCATCAGCGTCGCCCGCGCCTCGTCGCCGATCGACATCTTCTGCAGCTTGTCGCCGTCGAACGCGGTCAGCCGGGCGCGGAACTCGTCGCCGCGCGGCGTCGCGAGCAGGGCGCTGAGCTGCCAGTATTCCTGCGGCTTGAAGACCTCGATCTCGGCCTCGCGGTCGCAGACGAGGCGCAGCGCCACGGACTGGACGCGGCCGGCCGAACGGGCGCCCGGCAGCTTGCGCCACAGCACCGGGGAAAGGGTGAAGCCGACCAGATAGTCGAGGGCGCGGCGGGCGAGATAGGCGTCGACCAGCGGCTCGTCGATCTGCCGCGGGTTCGCCATCGCGTCCAGCACCGCTTTCTTGGTGATGGCGTTGAAAACGACGCGGCTGACCGGCTTGGTGCCGATCACCTTCTTCTGGCGCAGCACCTCGAGCACGTGCCACGAGATCGCCTCGCCCTCCCTGTCCGGATCGGTGGCGAGGACGACGCGGTCGGCCTTCTTCACCGCCTGGGCGATCTCGTTCAGCCGCTTCTGGGAAAGCTTGGCCACCTCCCAGTCCATGGCGAAGTCCTCGTCCGGCCGGACGGAGCCGTCCTTGGCCGGCAGATCGCGCACGTGTCCGTAGGAAGCGAGAACCTGGAAGTTGCCGCCGAGATACTTATTGATCGTCTTCGCTTTGGCCGGCGATTCGACGATGACGACATCCATGAGAAAACAGTCCCGAGAGCTGAGGAGGCGACGCGTGACAGCGAGCTGAGCTGCCGAATGAGGAGAGGCGTGCGCCGCCCCGTCACATGGACAGTCGCGGCCGCAGGGTCAACCCCGCTGCCGCCGCCGCCCGAATCCGGTTGCAACCTATAGGCGAATAACCTTAAGTATATAACCAGGACGCGTACTCGTGTCTCCGCAACCGGCGCACCGGGAACCCCTCGTTTCAGGAAGTTGCACCGTCCATGGCATCGAATTCCCAAGATACGCGCGCGAACCTCCAGTATGTGCGCGACATGCTGGAGCAACTGAGGGTGGTGTCGGGGGCCCCGGACGGCTCGATCCTCGCATATCTGATGGAAATGGCCCGGCTGGAGGCGGATCGACAGCTGTCCGCACGCGGCAAACGCTCAAAGCAGTAGCGACACCTTGCCGTCCGGATGTCGCTCGAGACGCCCGGCAAGGTCGAGTTCGAGCAGGACCAGCTGGACCGCGCCTGGCCGGGAGCCGGTATGGGCGATGATGTCGTCGACGGCGATCGGAGTCGGCCCGAGTGCCTCGACGATCCGCTCGCGCTCGCCCTGCGCCGGCTCGTCCGGCGGCTCCTGGCGTCCCGGCTCCTCCAGCGCGATGTCGTCGGCCCGCATCCGGGCATCGAGCGGACGAAGCGCGGCGATGACGTCGGCAGCTTCCGTCACCAGAGTCGCGCCGTCCTTCAGCAGCCGGTTGGTACCGGCCGCCCGCGGGTCGAGCGGCGAGCCGGGAACCGCGAAGACCAGCCGGCCCATCTCCGCGGCGAGGCGCGCGCTGATCAGCGAGCCCGACCGCATCGCCGCCTCGACCACGACAAGCCCCAGGCAAAGGCCGGCCACCAGCCGGTTGCGGCGCGGGAAGTCGATGGCGCGCGGCTCCCAGCCGAACGGCATCTCCGACACGAGACAGCCGCCGCTGTCGACGATCCGGCGCATCAGGGGGCGATGCTCGCTCGGGTAGGGCTTGTCGAGGCCCCCGGCGAAGACGCCGATCGTGCCGGTATCGAGGGCTGCCTCGTGCGCGGCGGCGTCGATGCCGCGGGCAAGGCCGGACACCACGGCATAGCCGGCGGCGCCGAGCTCGGAAGCGAGGGTGCGGGTCAGCTTGATGCCCGAGAGCGAGGCATTGCGGGCGCCCACCATCGCGACCGCCGGAAGCTGGGCGGTCTCCGCGTCGCCCATCATCGCCAGGACCGGCGGCGCCTGGTCGAAGGGCCGCAGCAGCGCCGGATAGTCGGGCTCGCCGAGGCAGACGAAGCGCGCGCCGAGCCGGCTCGCCCGCGCAAGCTCCTCTTCGGCCGCGCCGCGGCTAGCGACACGGACGCGCCGGCCGCCGCGGGCGGCAAGATCGGGCAGGGCGGCGAGGGCGGCTTCGGCACCGCCGAAGCGGTTGATCAGGGTGCGGAAGGTGACGGGGCCAACATTCTCGCTGCGGATCAGCTGCAGCCATGCCAGACGCGTCTCGTCCGGCAACCGGACGCCACGTCGGGCGGCCGCCTCGCCGCTCATCCCTTGGCCCCGATCTTCCCCTCCGTGCCGGCCAGAAGCCGACGGATGTTGGCGTGATGCTTGAGGTAGACGATGATCGTCAGGACCGCCGTCAGCGCCGCGGCCGCCGGATAGCCGAGAATCAGGCAGGCGGCCGGCACGACCAGGGTCGCGGCGAGGGCGGCGAGCGACGAGTAGCGCCAGATCGCGGCGACCGACAGCCAGACGGCGGCGAAGACGAGAACGCCGACCGGCGCCATGCCGAGCAGGATGCCGAGATAGGTGGCGACGCCCTTGCCGCCCTTGAAGCCGAGCCAGACCGGGAAGAGATGGCCGAGAAAGGCGCCGAGCCCGGCGATGGCCGCCGCCTCGTTGCCCCAGCGCGCGGCGACGAGGACCGGGACGGTGCCCTTCAGGACGTCGCCGGCCAGCGTCAGCGCCGCCATCGCCTTGTTGCCGGTGCGCAGCGCATTGGTGGCGCCGATATTGCCGGAGCCGATCTTGCGCAGGTCGCCGAGGCCGAACAGCCGGGCGAAGACCAGGCCGAACGGGATCGAGCCGGAGAGATAGCCGCCGGCAAGGCACGCCAGCGCGATCAGCCACATCTGTTCCCCGCTCCCCAGCACGCTCAGCCCCCGTCCGTCGCGTCGAAGACTGTGCGGCCGGCGACGATCGTCCGCAAGACCCGGCCCTGGAAGCGGGCATTCTCGAAGGCGGTATTCTTCGACAGCGAGCGGATGTCGGCCTTGCCGTAGATGAACGGCGTGTCGAGATCGACGATCGCGATGTCGGCCGGGCGGCCCGGCCGCAAGGTGCCGCGGTCGAGCTTCAGCAGCTTCGCCGGCGCCGCCGTCAGCGTCTCGACGACGCGCAAGAGCGGCAGCGAACCGTCATGGTGCAGCCGCAGCGCCGCGGCGAGCAGCGTCTCAAGCCCGATCGCGCCGACCTCGGCCTCGGCGAAGGGATGGCGCTTGCCGTCCTCGTCGTGCGGATCGTGCGAGGAGACGATGATGTCGATCGTGCCGTCGGCGACCGCCTCGACCATGGACTTGCGGTCGTCCTCGCTGCGCAGCGGCGGCGACAGGCGGAAATAGGTGCGGTACTCGCCGATGTCGTTCTCGTTCAGCGCCAGATGGTTGATCGAGACGCCGGCGGTGACGGACAGGCCGCGGGATTTCGCCCGCCGGACCGCATCGGCGGAGGACGCGACCGAGATCTTGGCGGCGTGGTAGCGGCAGCCGGTGAGTTCGGCGAGGCGCAGGTCGCGCTCGAGCGGGATCACCTCGGCCTCGCGCGGCACGCCCGGCAGGCCGAGCCAGGAAGCGAGCAGGCCTTCGGTCATCACGCCCGTGCCGGTAAGGTCGGCATCCTGCGTCTCGTGCATGACCAGCGCGTCGAAATCCCGCGCATAGGTCATGATCCGGCGCAGCAGCGCCGGGTTGGCGATGGTCTTGCGCCCTTCGGTGAAGGCCCGGACGCCGGCGGCGCCGAGGAGGCCGATCTCGGTCATCTCCTCGCCGAGCAGGCCGCGGGTCAGCGCGGCGGCGGGGAAGACGTTGATGTCGGCGGTCTCGCGCGCCGTGCGCATGACGAATTCGGCCAGCGCCACGTGATCGACCACCGGATCGGTGTCCGGCATAGTGAGGATCGACGTCACGCCGCCGGCCGCCGCGGCCCGGCTCGCCGAGCGGATCGTCTCGCGGTGCTCGCCGCCCGGCTCGCCGATGAAGACGCGCGCGTCGATCAGGCCGGGCAGGGCGGTTAGCCGCCGGCCGTCGACCACCTCCGCCCCCTCCGGACACCCCTGGTTGAGCGCCTCGGCACCGGCGGCGGCAATCTTGCCGTCGATCACGAGGAGCGTGCCGGTGGTGTCGATGCCGCGGTCGGGATCGACGATGCGGATGGCTTCGAGGACGAGGGGGCGCGTCACGTGTTGCTCCCGAGGCCCGGCAGCAGCGCCTGGATCACCGCCATGCGCACGGCAACGCCCATCTCGACCTGCTCCTCGATGACGCTCTGCGGGCCGTCGGCAACCTCGGACGAGATCTCGACGCCGCGGTTCATCGGGCCCGGATGCATCACCAGCGCGTCGGGCCGGGCGAAGGCGAGCTTCTCGGCATCGAGCCCGTAATAATGGAAATATTCACGCACCGACGGCACGAAGGAGCCGGCCATTCGCTCGCGCTGCAGCCGCAGCATCATCACCACGTCGGCGTCCTTCAGCCCTTCGCGCATGTCGCGGAACACCTCGACGCCCATCCGCTCGATCCCCGCCGGCAGGAGCGTCGAGGGCGCGATGACGCGCACCCGGGCGCCCAGCGCGTTGAGGAGCAGGATGTTCGAGCGGGCGACGCGGCTGTGCAGCACGTCGCCGCAGATCGCCACCGTCAGGCGCGCGATCCGGGCCTTGTGGCGGCGGATGGTCAGCGCGTCGAGCAGCGCCTGGGTCGGATGCTCGTGCGCGCCGTCGCCGGCATTGATGACAGAGCAGCCGACCTTCTGCGCCAGCAGCGCCACGGCGCCGGCCGCGTGGTGGCGCACGATCAGCACGTCCGGGCGCATGGCATTCAGCGTCATCGCGGTGTCGAGCAGGGTCTCGCCCTTCTTCACCGAGGAATTGGCGACCGACATGTTCATGACGTCGGCACCGAGCCGCTTGCCGGCGAGTTCGAACGAGGCCTGGGTGCGGGTCGAGGCTTCGAAGAACAGGTTGATCTGCGTGCGTCCCTTGAGGACGCTCTTCTTCTTGTCCTGGCGCCGGCTGACCTCCACCTCCGCTTCGGCGAGATCGAGCAGCTGGTCAATCTCGTGCGGCAACAGGTTTGCCATGCCGAGCAGGTGGCGATGTGGGAAGATCGGGGGAAAGTCTGGCGCGTTCATCAGGACGACGCCTATAGGCAATCGCGGGATTACCGGCAAGGATCGCCCGGTTACATCCGAAGGGAAGCGCGCGTGGCCGAGACGAATTTCCAGACCCACACGGTCTTCAACCAGTCGTCCGACTATCCGGGCTTCAATGCGTATCGCAGCGACCCGCTGCTGCAGCTGCTGACGGCCGACCTCGCCGAGCCGACGCGCCAGGCCCTCGAACGCCACGGCCGCTTCTGCGGCTCGTTCGAGGCGCACGATCTGGCGCGGCTTGCCAATACCGAGGTTCCGAAGCTGCGTCGGTTCGACGAGAAGGGCCGGCGGCTCGAGCTCGTCGACTATCATCCCGCCTACCACGCGCTGATGCGCCGTTCGATCGCCGACGGCCTGCACGCGTCAGTGTGGAGCGGCCCGGACGAGGAGGAGGGACGGCGGCATCGCTCCCGCGCCGCCCGCTTCTACATGACTGCCGGAGTGGAATGCGGCCATCTCTGCCCCGTGACGATGACCAGCGCGGCGGTCGCCGTCATCGCCGCGGCGCCCGACGTGCGGGCAGCCTGGATGCCGGTCATCGCCACCCGCCAGTACGACCCGGGCGTGAAGCCGCCGCTGACCAAGGCAGGCGTGACCCTCGGCATGGGCATGACCGAGAAGCAGGGCGGCACCGACGTGCGGGCGAATACCACGACGGCGGTGGCAGGCGCCGACGGCCACTACCGGATCACCGGCCACAAATGGTTCACCTCGGCCCCGATGTCGGACGGGTTCCTGGTGCTGGCCCAGATCGGGGAGGGGCCGACCTGCTTCCTGATGCCCCGCCGGCGCGACGACGGCTCGCTCAATGGGCTGTATTTCCAGCGCCTGAAGGACAAGCTCGGAAACCGCTCCAACGCCTCGTCGGAGGTCGAATTCGTCGATGCCGACGCGACGCGGATCGGCGATGAAGGCGCCGGGGTCCGGACCATCATCGAGATGGTGACGCTGACCCGGCTCGACTGCGCGCTGGCCTCGGCCGGGCTGATGCGCGGCGCGCTCGGCGAGGCGGTGCATCACTGCCGCGAGCGGAGCGTGTTCGGCAAGGTCCTCGTCGACCAGCCGCAGATGACCCGCGTGCTCGCCGACATGGCTCTCGACGTCGCTGCCGCGTCGGTTCTGGCGTTTCGCCTCGCCGAGGCATTCGACGGCGCGGCGAAACGGACGGAAGCCGACATCGCCTATGCCCGCGTCATGACCCCCGTCGCCAAGTACTGGGTCTGCAAGATGGCGCCGGCGCTCGTCTACGAGGCGATGGAGTGCCTCGGCGGCAACGGCTATGTCGAGGACGGGCGGCTGGCCCGGGCCTATCGCGAGGCACCGGTGAACGCCATCTGGGAAGGCTCCGGCAACGTCATGGCGCTCGACCTGGCGCGGATCCTGCGGCGGGACCCGGCCGCGTTCGAGGCGGTCATCGCCCTGATCGAGGCCGAGATGGGGGACATGGCCGGCCAGACGCCCGGGGTGCTCCGGGCGGCGACGGCCATGGCGATGGTCGACGAAGGCGCCTGTCGGCTGCTGGCGGAACAGATGGCCCTGGCGGCGGCGACGGCGGCGATGCGCCGCCTCGGCCTCGGCCGGGCCGCCGAGGCCTTCGCGGAGACCCGGCTGGGCGGTGTCTTCCGCCATACCTACGGCATGCTGGACCGGCGCCATGACGCCCGCGCTATCATCGACGACCTGTACCCGCCGATCCGGTGATTTACGGCCGCGGAACCTTTGTGCGCGCCCCGCGTCAACACAGCAGGCAGACGATCCACCGCAGACGGCGCCGTTAAGGTTAACGAACGGTTTCGATTGCGGCCGAAGCGCCCCGGGAAGACAGTGCGCGTTAACGGATCGCTAACCATGACGGAAGGAGGGTCCCATGCAGCGCATGTCGACCACCCTGGCACTCAGCGCCTGGGCCGGGTTCAGCGCCGTCAGCGCCCTCGGGCTGCTGGGCGAGGCCGGGCTCCTTGGTCACGGGGCGCCCGGCGGCCTTGCGACCTCCCTGTCGTTGCCGGCTCCCCTGGGCCTTGCCGCTGCCGATGCCGCGGCGTTCGGGGCGATCCTTGCCGCTCTCGCCGTCGGACTGGGAGCCGCCGTCGCGGGGCTGCAGGCGGCGCCGTCGCAGGTGGTCCTTACCGCGGAGCGGGCCGCCGCCAGCCTGCTGACGGCATTCTTCGGTCTCTACGCCGCCGCCTCGCTCACCGGCTCGCCGCTTGCCGGCCTGTTCGGGCCCGGGCCCGGCTTCCTGTTTGCTCTGGCACTCAGCTTCGGTGCGCTGCTCTTCGATCATCTGGTCGCCCCTGACGACGCGGGGGACCGGGAATTCGAAGCCGCCATGCGCGCGATCGAGGCCGCCCGGCGCGATGCATTGGCGCGGCGCGAGCACCGTCCCTCCGGCGAAAGCGACCAAGGCTGATGCGCACGCTCCTCGTTCTCTGGCTGGCGCCGCTCGCGATCTTCTGGAGCTGGTATTTCCTCTCGCTGAACGACGTCAGCGACCTGGTCTTCTCGCGGGCGCTGCATGACCATGTCTTCGCCGTGTATGGCGAAATGCTCGGCATCGATCCCGCGACGATCCCGCCGATGATCGCCAAGGCGCTGGTCTTCGACAGCCTCGTCCTCG
It encodes:
- the dprA gene encoding DNA-processing protein DprA — protein: MSGEAAARRGVRLPDETRLAWLQLIRSENVGPVTFRTLINRFGGAEAALAALPDLAARGGRRVRVASRGAAEEELARASRLGARFVCLGEPDYPALLRPFDQAPPVLAMMGDAETAQLPAVAMVGARNASLSGIKLTRTLASELGAAGYAVVSGLARGIDAAAHEAALDTGTIGVFAGGLDKPYPSEHRPLMRRIVDSGGCLVSEMPFGWEPRAIDFPRRNRLVAGLCLGLVVVEAAMRSGSLISARLAAEMGRLVFAVPGSPLDPRAAGTNRLLKDGATLVTEAADVIAALRPLDARMRADDIALEEPGRQEPPDEPAQGERERIVEALGPTPIAVDDIIAHTGSRPGAVQLVLLELDLAGRLERHPDGKVSLLL
- the plsY gene encoding glycerol-3-phosphate 1-O-acyltransferase PlsY, which translates into the protein MWLIALACLAGGYLSGSIPFGLVFARLFGLGDLRKIGSGNIGATNALRTGNKAMAALTLAGDVLKGTVPVLVAARWGNEAAAIAGLGAFLGHLFPVWLGFKGGKGVATYLGILLGMAPVGVLVFAAVWLSVAAIWRYSSLAALAATLVVPAACLILGYPAAAALTAVLTIIVYLKHHANIRRLLAGTEGKIGAKG
- the topA gene encoding type I DNA topoisomerase translates to MDVVIVESPAKAKTINKYLGGNFQVLASYGHVRDLPAKDGSVRPDEDFAMDWEVAKLSQKRLNEIAQAVKKADRVVLATDPDREGEAISWHVLEVLRQKKVIGTKPVSRVVFNAITKKAVLDAMANPRQIDEPLVDAYLARRALDYLVGFTLSPVLWRKLPGARSAGRVQSVALRLVCDREAEIEVFKPQEYWQLSALLATPRGDEFRARLTAFDGDKLQKMSIGDEARATLMRTMLEGAAYRVDSIEAKPTRRNPGPPFTTSTLQQAASAKLGFSASRTMQVAQRLYEGIDVGGETVGLITYMRTDGVQIAPEAIESARQAIASTFGPRYVPDKPRFYATKAKNAQEAHEAIRPTEFSRSPKDVERFLDRDQARLYDLIWKRTIASQMAAAEIERTTAEIVATGGGKTARLRATGSVIKFDGFIGAYVEHRDDSVAPAAGEDDDESARLPEIRAEEDLDRRAVDASQHFTEPPPRYSEASLIKKMEELGIGRPSTYAATLQTLEDRDYIVQDKRKLLPQAKGRLVTAFLHNFFERYVEYDFTAGLEEKLDRISAGELAWKDVLREFWLDFSSHVDGTKELRVSNVLDALNVELGPLVFPAREDGTDPRACPRCGQGQLSLKLGKFGAFVGCSNYPECGFTRQLGTSFSADAAGEDQADGPKELGADPETQEMVTLRSGRFGPYVQRGEGKEAKRSSLPKGWEVADMDLEKALRLLSLPREVGLHPESGKPILAGLGRYGPFLQHDGMYANLETIQDVFEVGLNRAVTVIAEKKEKGGRGRGTPAALATLGEHPDFGGQITVRDGRFGPYVNVGKINATLPKSKDPASVTLAEAIVLLNERAEKTGKGGPTKKAAAKKPAAKKAPATKAPAKKAAAGADRKAPAKKAAAKSPAKPAAKKPAKAVAAVGGDTVPWDAD
- a CDS encoding dihydroorotase; protein product: MTRPLVLEAIRIVDPDRGIDTTGTLLVIDGKIAAAGAEALNQGCPEGAEVVDGRRLTALPGLIDARVFIGEPGGEHRETIRSASRAAAAGGVTSILTMPDTDPVVDHVALAEFVMRTARETADINVFPAAALTRGLLGEEMTEIGLLGAAGVRAFTEGRKTIANPALLRRIMTYARDFDALVMHETQDADLTGTGVMTEGLLASWLGLPGVPREAEVIPLERDLRLAELTGCRYHAAKISVASSADAVRRAKSRGLSVTAGVSINHLALNENDIGEYRTYFRLSPPLRSEDDRKSMVEAVADGTIDIIVSSHDPHDEDGKRHPFAEAEVGAIGLETLLAAALRLHHDGSLPLLRVVETLTAAPAKLLKLDRGTLRPGRPADIAIVDLDTPFIYGKADIRSLSKNTAFENARFQGRVLRTIVAGRTVFDATDGG
- a CDS encoding acyl-CoA dehydrogenase family protein, with protein sequence MAETNFQTHTVFNQSSDYPGFNAYRSDPLLQLLTADLAEPTRQALERHGRFCGSFEAHDLARLANTEVPKLRRFDEKGRRLELVDYHPAYHALMRRSIADGLHASVWSGPDEEEGRRHRSRAARFYMTAGVECGHLCPVTMTSAAVAVIAAAPDVRAAWMPVIATRQYDPGVKPPLTKAGVTLGMGMTEKQGGTDVRANTTTAVAGADGHYRITGHKWFTSAPMSDGFLVLAQIGEGPTCFLMPRRRDDGSLNGLYFQRLKDKLGNRSNASSEVEFVDADATRIGDEGAGVRTIIEMVTLTRLDCALASAGLMRGALGEAVHHCRERSVFGKVLVDQPQMTRVLADMALDVAAASVLAFRLAEAFDGAAKRTEADIAYARVMTPVAKYWVCKMAPALVYEAMECLGGNGYVEDGRLARAYREAPVNAIWEGSGNVMALDLARILRRDPAAFEAVIALIEAEMGDMAGQTPGVLRAATAMAMVDEGACRLLAEQMALAAATAAMRRLGLGRAAEAFAETRLGGVFRHTYGMLDRRHDARAIIDDLYPPIR
- a CDS encoding DUF6105 family protein, with amino-acid sequence MRTLLVLWLAPLAIFWSWYFLSLNDVSDLVFSRALHDHVFAVYGEMLGIDPATIPPMIAKALVFDSLVLGAIIAFRRRRRIAEWWRQRRPAEPVA
- a CDS encoding aspartate carbamoyltransferase catalytic subunit, with translation MNAPDFPPIFPHRHLLGMANLLPHEIDQLLDLAEAEVEVSRRQDKKKSVLKGRTQINLFFEASTRTQASFELAGKRLGADVMNMSVANSSVKKGETLLDTAMTLNAMRPDVLIVRHHAAGAVALLAQKVGCSVINAGDGAHEHPTQALLDALTIRRHKARIARLTVAICGDVLHSRVARSNILLLNALGARVRVIAPSTLLPAGIERMGVEVFRDMREGLKDADVVMMLRLQRERMAGSFVPSVREYFHYYGLDAEKLAFARPDALVMHPGPMNRGVEISSEVADGPQSVIEEQVEMGVAVRMAVIQALLPGLGSNT